ACTCCGTGAAAAATTTGGAAAACCTGAGTGTGCACTGAACTATGAGACTCCTTTTGAACTATTAGTGGCTGTAAGCTTGTCGGCTCAATGTACCGATAAAAGGGTAAATATAGTGACTGAAGAGATGTTTCGAAAAAAAGGGATAAATACTCCGAAACAATTTGCAGAGATGGAACTGGAGGAAATAGAAACTTTGGTGAGGAGCACAGGGTTTTATAAGAATAAAGCTAAAAATATAAAGAAAACCAGTGAAATATTGTTGGAAAAATATGACGGAGAAGTTCCACAAGAGATGGATAAATTGGTAGAATTAGCAGGAGTAGGCAGAAAAACAGCCAATGTTGTCAGAGGGCAGATATGGGGATTAGCTGAGGGAATAACGGTGGATACCCACGTAAAGAGACTGACAAATTTAATAGGGCTTATTAAGGGAGATAATCCTATAATTATCGAAAGGGAATTGATGGAGATGGTTCCCAGAGAGTATTGGATAGATATATCGCATTACTTAATCTTACAGGGAAGGGATGTCTGTGTG
The Psychrilyobacter piezotolerans genome window above contains:
- the nth gene encoding endonuclease III, whose protein sequence is MTKKQKVKKIIAVLREKFGKPECALNYETPFELLVAVSLSAQCTDKRVNIVTEEMFRKKGINTPKQFAEMELEEIETLVRSTGFYKNKAKNIKKTSEILLEKYDGEVPQEMDKLVELAGVGRKTANVVRGQIWGLAEGITVDTHVKRLTNLIGLIKGDNPIIIERELMEMVPREYWIDISHYLILQGRDVCVARRPQCDRCEINIFCNFGRKKLKKEGKNNS